The Nitrosopumilus sp. genome includes a region encoding these proteins:
- a CDS encoding DUF4377 domain-containing protein, with amino-acid sequence MKSIWAIIPLILLGIVGIQESLSEEMNSEPNSFVTQSELKEMVEAWMSNPDKDDTDQRLEIMKAYYAFEETGNVLSYDRDGLVLMNQIRKMVSLDLPKVELDQLRHQVRVELGLEMPSEEKILYVDSKLVDCVGVGKQKCMQIRENENSDWQNFYNSIEGFTYSEGKSYKISVKVSDVENPPADASSKKYELMDILETRSYSKHIPYQGNCAPGFVSLGKICVLNDRCGPGAYPGKVCVMDGEKQPYLRPSQQSNAGIPAKDVICAEDRKLMFKSDATPVCVKPKSIDKLEQRGWYSEIPVIACTLEYAPVCGVNEKTYGNMCALNADHVAMKNKGECKVSENLTPCTSDWRPVCGVDGITYGNMCMLDSAGIQLDYSGECSDTIKETMGIFEKTYEYTTKPPTIDSDKGYFVTEIADGVYWLIGSGYQTMFLTTGEGVVAFDAPKPIGEKYLAAISEVTSEPITHMIYSHHHQDHTGAAGVIFPENITYIAHKDAADLLVSDNDPNRPIPNMVLEGDFNSLEIGNKTIELYDIGNFHSKGNLLILLPQHDVAMLVDLIRPAESPYRAFGVTPDIDLYLKSHDDLQEFDFQVLISGHTGLLATKEHIETNKIFTLSVMENAKNALDSLNSDPIETCTTNSINQWEGKLGNLDAFMTDHCTVMIEYLQQK; translated from the coding sequence ATGAAATCAATTTGGGCAATAATTCCTTTGATATTATTAGGGATTGTAGGAATACAGGAATCTCTTTCTGAAGAGATGAACTCAGAACCAAACTCTTTTGTTACTCAATCTGAATTAAAAGAAATGGTTGAGGCATGGATGTCGAATCCAGATAAAGATGACACTGATCAACGTCTAGAAATTATGAAAGCATATTATGCGTTTGAAGAAACAGGAAATGTTCTATCATATGATCGAGACGGATTAGTTTTGATGAATCAGATCAGAAAGATGGTTAGTCTAGATCTCCCAAAAGTTGAGCTAGACCAATTGAGACATCAAGTACGTGTAGAATTGGGATTAGAAATGCCATCAGAAGAAAAGATTTTGTATGTTGATTCAAAACTAGTTGATTGTGTAGGTGTTGGCAAGCAAAAATGCATGCAAATTCGTGAAAATGAAAATTCTGATTGGCAAAATTTTTACAATTCAATAGAAGGATTTACGTATTCTGAAGGAAAATCTTACAAGATTTCTGTAAAGGTTTCTGATGTTGAAAATCCTCCTGCAGATGCATCAAGTAAAAAATATGAGCTAATGGATATTCTTGAAACAAGATCTTATTCCAAACATATTCCATACCAAGGTAATTGTGCACCTGGGTTTGTTTCTCTCGGGAAAATTTGTGTACTAAATGATAGATGTGGTCCTGGCGCATATCCTGGTAAAGTTTGTGTAATGGATGGAGAAAAACAACCCTATCTTAGACCTTCACAACAAAGCAATGCAGGAATTCCTGCAAAAGATGTGATTTGTGCTGAAGATAGAAAACTGATGTTCAAATCAGATGCAACTCCAGTTTGTGTAAAACCAAAATCTATAGATAAATTAGAACAGAGAGGGTGGTATTCCGAAATTCCTGTTATTGCATGTACTTTAGAATATGCTCCAGTTTGTGGTGTTAATGAAAAAACTTATGGGAATATGTGTGCATTAAATGCAGATCATGTTGCAATGAAAAATAAAGGCGAATGCAAAGTATCTGAAAACCTCACACCATGTACATCTGATTGGAGACCTGTTTGTGGAGTTGATGGTATTACTTATGGTAACATGTGTATGCTTGACAGTGCTGGCATCCAATTAGATTATTCTGGAGAATGTTCTGATACCATAAAAGAAACAATGGGAATATTTGAAAAAACCTATGAATATACTACTAAACCACCTACCATTGATTCTGATAAAGGATACTTTGTAACAGAAATTGCTGATGGTGTCTATTGGTTGATTGGCAGCGGTTACCAAACGATGTTTCTAACTACTGGAGAAGGTGTTGTTGCCTTTGATGCACCAAAACCAATTGGAGAAAAATATTTGGCTGCAATCAGTGAAGTAACTTCAGAACCTATCACTCATATGATTTACTCTCACCATCATCAGGATCATACCGGAGCAGCAGGTGTTATATTTCCTGAAAATATAACATACATTGCACACAAAGATGCTGCAGACTTGTTAGTATCTGACAATGATCCTAATCGTCCTATTCCAAACATGGTTCTTGAAGGTGATTTCAACTCTTTAGAGATTGGCAATAAAACTATTGAGTTGTATGACATTGGGAATTTTCATTCTAAAGGAAATTTGTTGATACTCTTACCACAACATGACGTCGCAATGTTAGTTGATTTGATACGCCCTGCAGAATCTCCTTACCGAGCGTTTGGAGTGACCCCTGACATTGATTTGTACCTGAAATCTCATGATGATTTACAAGAATTTGACTTTCAAGTTCTGATTTCTGGTCATACTGGACTATTAGCAACAAAAGAGCATATTGAGACAAATAAAATATTCACCTTATCTGTCATGGAAAATGCAAAGAACGCCTTAGATTCATTGAATTCAGATCCTATTGAGACCTGTACAACTAATTCAATCAATCAATGGGAAGGAAAATTGGGAAATTTGGATGCGTTTATGACTGATCATTGTACTGTCATGATTGAATATTTGCAACAAAAATAA
- a CDS encoding cation:proton antiporter, protein MTAGVTDFLALLALLLGGGMIGAGIMKKIKFPTIIGFILIGMIAGPYGLGVVEDVELINLLAELGIIILLFVVGLEFSLQKLRKAGIKAIIVGMSELSIMFFLAYIGAFSFGWSHLEALYLAGILSISSTAISLRIMRDLKLVKTKEFDTIITILIVEDLAAVLLLVILGNASAGAELDFTGVGILVLQSLTFFVIALGLGIKLIPKLLEKIHDLDIPEGPFITALALGFGLAVLAHFLGQSSAIGAFIMGMIIASSKHSEHIIQKVLPLRDFFGVIFFVSIGMLVNIMAIPEVALISIPIIILGVIGKFVGNFFGSSIGGHDVTGASTIGSVMVPRGEFSFIMAKQAVDSGAVRDMLYPVTMLVTLATMLCMPLLLKIFPTLANPRSLIPMKLFNPIFITGRFFNKLLDTSEDDNQFNKLLRSNGPKFFVNLMIVIAILAIIDYFNDDIVTTINQLGIPLAIEPELLLTIVSVLLIIYPIIAMLGKIEKFVTSLSDILSTKLIPADTKQLEEKPLHRLLRDIFFIGLILILIAVIQPYIGDIEYLPFLPFLISGIGLAVAILLIADAVFVFQKLSHGHIMESLMKDDETHDLDKDV, encoded by the coding sequence ATGACAGCTGGAGTAACTGATTTTCTTGCATTGTTAGCATTGTTGTTAGGCGGTGGAATGATTGGCGCAGGAATAATGAAAAAAATAAAATTTCCAACTATTATTGGATTTATTTTAATTGGAATGATTGCAGGACCATATGGTTTAGGTGTTGTTGAAGATGTTGAACTTATCAATCTTTTAGCAGAACTTGGAATTATTATTTTATTATTTGTAGTTGGATTGGAATTTAGTTTACAGAAATTACGTAAAGCAGGAATTAAAGCAATCATTGTGGGAATGTCTGAATTGTCAATAATGTTTTTTTTGGCGTACATTGGAGCTTTTTCTTTTGGTTGGTCTCATTTGGAAGCTCTTTATCTTGCAGGAATATTGTCAATAAGCAGCACTGCAATTTCTTTGAGAATAATGAGAGACCTCAAATTAGTTAAGACAAAAGAATTTGATACAATAATTACTATTTTAATCGTAGAAGATCTTGCAGCTGTATTACTTTTAGTAATTTTAGGAAATGCATCTGCAGGTGCAGAACTTGATTTTACCGGAGTTGGAATTTTAGTATTACAAAGTTTAACTTTCTTTGTAATAGCGCTGGGATTAGGAATAAAACTAATTCCGAAACTTTTAGAAAAAATCCATGACTTGGATATTCCTGAAGGGCCATTTATCACCGCACTCGCATTGGGATTTGGTTTAGCAGTACTGGCACATTTTCTTGGTCAGAGTTCTGCAATTGGGGCATTTATCATGGGGATGATCATTGCATCCTCAAAACATTCAGAACATATTATTCAAAAAGTGCTACCTCTAAGAGACTTTTTCGGAGTAATTTTCTTTGTATCTATTGGAATGTTGGTAAACATTATGGCCATTCCAGAAGTTGCATTGATCTCTATACCTATCATAATACTTGGCGTAATTGGAAAGTTTGTAGGAAACTTTTTCGGATCTTCAATTGGTGGGCATGATGTAACAGGCGCATCTACAATAGGCTCTGTAATGGTGCCTCGTGGAGAATTCTCATTCATCATGGCAAAACAGGCAGTAGATAGTGGTGCTGTAAGAGACATGTTGTATCCAGTTACAATGCTTGTAACTCTGGCAACTATGCTATGTATGCCATTGTTGTTGAAGATTTTCCCCACACTTGCAAATCCTCGTAGCTTGATACCTATGAAATTATTTAATCCAATTTTCATCACAGGCAGATTTTTCAATAAACTATTAGATACATCTGAGGATGACAATCAATTCAATAAACTACTCAGATCAAACGGTCCAAAGTTTTTTGTAAATCTGATGATTGTTATTGCAATCTTGGCAATCATTGATTACTTTAATGATGATATTGTTACTACCATCAATCAATTAGGAATTCCTTTAGCAATTGAACCTGAATTACTACTAACAATTGTAAGTGTTTTGTTAATCATTTATCCAATTATTGCAATGCTTGGAAAAATTGAAAAATTTGTTACTAGTTTGTCTGATATTTTATCTACAAAATTAATACCTGCTGACACAAAACAACTAGAGGAAAAACCACTGCATAGATTGTTACGTGATATTTTCTTTATAGGATTAATTTTGATATTGATTGCTGTTATTCAACCATATATTGGCGATATTGAATATTTACCATTTTTACCATTTCTTATTTCTGGAATTGGTCTTGCAGTAGCAATATTGTTAATTGCTGACGCTGTATTTGTATTTCAAAAATTATCTCATGGACACATTATGGAAAGTCTAATGAAAGATGACGAAACTCATGATTTAGATAAAGATGTTTGA